A genomic segment from Gorilla gorilla gorilla isolate KB3781 chromosome 3, NHGRI_mGorGor1-v2.1_pri, whole genome shotgun sequence encodes:
- the GSX2 gene encoding GS homeobox 2 encodes MSRSFYVDSLIIKDTSRPAPSLPEPHPGPDFFIPLGMPSPLVMSVSGPGCPSRKSGAFCVCPLCVTSHLHSSRGSVGAGSGGAGAGVTGAGGSGVAGAAGALPLLKSQFSSAPGDAQFCPRVNHAHHHHHPPQHHHHHHQPQQPGSAAAAAAAAAAAAAAAAALGHPQHHAPVCTATTYNVADPRRFHCLTMGGSDASQVPNGKRMRTAFTSTQLLELEREFSSNMYLSRLRRIEIATYLNLSEKQVKIWFQNRRVKHKKEGKGTQRNSHAGCKCVGSQVHYARSEDEDSLSPASANDDKEISPL; translated from the exons ATGTCGCGCTCCTTCTATGTCGACTCGCTCATCATCAAGGACACCTCGCGGCCTGCGCCCTCGCTGCCTGAACCGCACCCCGGGCCGGATTTCTTCATCCCGCTTGGCATGCCGTCCCCATTGGTGATGTCCGTGTCCGGCCCCGGCTGCCCGTCCCGCAAGAGCGGCGCGTTCTGCGTGTGCCCTCTCTGCGTCACTTCGCACCTGCACTCCTCTCGGGGGTCTGTGGGCGCCGGCAGCGGGGGCGCAGGGGCCGGGGTTACCGGGGCCGGAGGCAGTGGGGTGGCAGGGGCCGCAGGGGCACTGCCTCTGCTTAAGAGCCAGTTCTCTTCGGCTCCTGGGGACGCGCAGTTTTGCCCGCGGGTGAACCATGcgcatcatcaccaccacccgCCGcagcaccaccatcaccaccatcagccccagcagcctggctcggccgcggcggcggcggcagcagcagcagcggcggcggcggccgcggcggcCTTGGGGCACCCGCAACACCACGCACCTGTCTGCACCGCCACCACCTACAACGTGGCGGACCCGCGGAGATTCCACTGCCTCACCATGG GAGGCTCTGACGCCAGCCAGGTACCCAATGGCAAGAGGATGAGGACGGCGTTCACTAGCACGCAACTCCTGGAGCTGGAGAGAGAATTCTCTTCCAACATGTACCTGTCTCGACTCCGGAGGATTGAAATCGCCACTTACCTGAACCTGTCGGAGAAGCAGGTGAAAATCTGGTTTCAGAACCGCCGAGTGAAGCACAAGAAGGAGGGGAAGGGCACGCAGAGGAACAGTCACGCGGGCTGCAAGTGCGTCGGGAGCCAGGTGCACTACGCGCGCTCCGAGGATGAGGACTCCCTGTCGCCGGCCTCGGCCAACGATGACAAGGAGATTTCCCCCTTATGA